From a region of the Trichocoleus sp. FACHB-46 genome:
- a CDS encoding NAD-binding protein gives MNLSYLSFFRSLRTENKQFAVIGLGRFGRAVCASLHRMGYEALGIDSDEKRVAQILTDQLAAHAIQLDSTEVAALKEAGVFEFDTVIVAIGNYVEESVITTMNLKEAGVPHVVAKASSEIHEKLLRKVGADHVVFPEHEMGCALARSLTKPGILDRFELDPDNSIVEVIVPEDFDSKTISDLRLRSRFGLNLLAVSYNGKFEINPEPNRRLRKGEAMVVIGSNKGIDQLPI, from the coding sequence GTGAATTTATCCTATCTGAGCTTCTTTCGCAGCTTACGAACCGAGAATAAGCAATTTGCTGTCATTGGTTTGGGGCGCTTTGGTCGAGCTGTTTGTGCATCTCTGCATCGTATGGGGTACGAAGCGCTAGGGATTGACTCGGATGAAAAGCGGGTGGCTCAGATTCTGACTGACCAGCTAGCAGCTCATGCAATACAGTTAGATTCAACTGAGGTTGCTGCCCTGAAAGAAGCAGGGGTTTTTGAGTTCGATACCGTGATTGTCGCGATCGGCAATTATGTGGAGGAAAGCGTGATCACCACCATGAACCTGAAAGAGGCTGGAGTACCTCATGTGGTCGCCAAGGCTTCTTCCGAAATTCATGAAAAGCTGCTGCGAAAAGTCGGCGCAGATCATGTGGTTTTTCCAGAGCACGAAATGGGCTGTGCCTTGGCGCGATCGCTGACGAAACCAGGTATCCTCGATCGCTTCGAGCTTGATCCCGACAACAGCATCGTGGAAGTGATTGTTCCTGAAGACTTTGACAGTAAAACGATTTCCGATCTGAGGTTGCGGAGTCGTTTTGGCCTCAACTTGCTGGCAGTTAGCTACAACGGCAAGTTTGAGATCAACCCCGAACCCAACCGCCGCCTCCGCAAGGGGGAAGCAATGGTGGTGATTGGTTCCAATAAGGGAATTGATCAATTACCAATCTAA
- a CDS encoding serine/threonine-protein kinase, producing MSDPNLGRLLNDRYQLAELIGKGAMGRVYRAQDVLLGDVPVAVKFLARTLLNQKMRDRFKSEARTCALLGQKTMHIVRVMDYGVDDDEVPFYVMEYLQGESLSDVIRTRSLVLPRFLSISRQICLGLQCAHHDGVIHRDIKPGNILVSHDTSIGELVKILDFGIARLLQADNGQTNSFMGTLAYSSPEQMEGKELDNRSDIYSLGIMMYEMLTGRLPLQAETHTFGSWYKAHHFQLPRSFDAITPSLKLPKALENLVMSCLAKSPSDRPQSAAEVLKALEPLEERFGPGRQMGHRIEAVLSKFQGVTDSKRQDSVSPDEFCKLTSWPKSKPLAEIVFAQPLKTSDEVLATLWMMMPKQEIQRRLLATRYNQFLFMLAPHPMLLWLTALHNREHGPRWLPCYLDLKTPQGQQMTRLLAENGLYRLLFFALEEPQRCVTVMSSKIADLQRDRLREWADISRTFVSTAQPNNTKTLLKQELEKVKPKILMKLEER from the coding sequence ATGTCAGACCCTAATCTAGGCCGCTTATTAAACGACCGTTATCAACTAGCAGAGTTGATTGGTAAAGGCGCGATGGGCCGAGTGTATCGGGCTCAAGACGTTTTGCTGGGAGATGTACCAGTTGCAGTAAAGTTTTTGGCCCGCACCCTCCTCAACCAGAAAATGCGGGATCGCTTCAAAAGTGAGGCTAGGACTTGTGCGTTGCTGGGGCAGAAAACCATGCACATCGTGCGAGTCATGGACTATGGCGTTGACGATGATGAAGTGCCCTTCTACGTGATGGAGTATTTGCAGGGAGAGAGCTTGAGCGATGTGATTCGGACGCGATCTCTAGTTCTACCTCGGTTTCTCAGCATATCTCGCCAAATTTGTCTGGGTTTACAGTGCGCTCACCACGATGGAGTAATTCACCGGGATATCAAGCCCGGGAATATTCTCGTGAGTCATGACACGAGTATTGGAGAACTTGTCAAAATCCTAGATTTCGGGATTGCTCGCCTCTTGCAAGCCGATAATGGCCAAACCAACTCTTTCATGGGCACGCTGGCTTACTCTTCGCCAGAGCAGATGGAGGGCAAAGAGCTAGATAACCGCTCTGACATCTATAGCTTAGGCATCATGATGTATGAGATGCTAACGGGCCGCTTGCCGTTGCAGGCTGAAACTCATACCTTTGGTAGCTGGTACAAAGCTCACCATTTTCAACTCCCGCGCTCATTTGATGCCATTACCCCTAGCCTGAAGCTGCCTAAAGCATTAGAAAACCTGGTGATGAGCTGCTTGGCTAAATCCCCGAGCGATCGCCCTCAGAGTGCAGCAGAAGTTCTCAAAGCCTTAGAGCCTTTAGAAGAACGCTTTGGCCCCGGCAGACAGATGGGCCATCGGATTGAAGCTGTGCTCTCAAAGTTTCAAGGGGTCACTGATAGCAAGCGCCAAGACTCAGTCTCCCCCGATGAATTCTGCAAACTTACTTCTTGGCCGAAAAGTAAACCCCTGGCTGAAATCGTTTTTGCTCAACCGTTGAAAACCAGTGATGAGGTTTTGGCAACCCTATGGATGATGATGCCTAAACAAGAAATTCAGCGGCGGTTACTAGCAACCCGGTATAACCAGTTCTTGTTTATGCTGGCTCCTCATCCGATGCTGCTGTGGCTGACTGCCCTGCATAATCGGGAGCATGGGCCTCGCTGGTTACCTTGCTACTTAGACTTAAAAACGCCACAAGGCCAACAAATGACTCGTCTACTAGCAGAAAATGGCTTGTATCGCCTGTTGTTTTTTGCCTTGGAAGAACCTCAACGATGCGTGACTGTGATGAGTTCTAAGATTGCTGACTTACAGCGCGATCGCTTGCGAGAATGGGCTGATATTAGCCGAACTTTTGTCTCCACTGCCCAACCCAATAATACTAAGACTCTCCTCAAGCAAGAACTTGAGAAGGTCAAGCCCAAAATCTTAATGAAACTGGAGGAACGCTAA
- a CDS encoding anhydro-N-acetylmuramic acid kinase — translation MMHVIGLMSGTSVDGIDAALVEISGLETDLQVKLLAGATYPYPEILQSQILAVGAGKPISMAEFAALDDAIATQFAQAALAVQAGHTPADLIGSHGQTVYHRPPKKDQRTNDKVVSSSPLGYSLQLGRGAAIAHLTGISTVSNFRVADIAAGGQGAPLVPRVDAYLLGHATQSRCVQNIGGIGNVTYLPARSTANWEQQVRGWDTGPGNMLLDLAVQQLSQGAKTYDQDGAWAATGTPCQVLVEQWLQQDFFQQAPPKSTGRELFGLDYLKDCFADAGRYQLSDADFLATLTELTARSIAHSYGAFLPQLPDQVLLGGGGSRNLYLKQRLQVHLPSASVITTDEVGLSADFKEAIAFAVLAYWRHHGIPGNLPQVTGAAKAIALGEIHLVATSGRDSIESHPH, via the coding sequence ATGATGCACGTAATTGGTTTAATGAGCGGCACCTCCGTAGACGGTATCGATGCTGCCTTAGTCGAAATTTCTGGCTTAGAAACCGACTTGCAAGTCAAATTGCTAGCTGGAGCGACTTACCCCTATCCCGAAATTTTGCAATCGCAAATCCTAGCGGTGGGTGCAGGCAAACCAATATCAATGGCAGAATTTGCCGCCCTAGATGACGCGATCGCCACGCAATTTGCTCAAGCCGCCTTAGCCGTTCAAGCAGGTCACACTCCAGCAGATTTAATTGGCTCGCATGGGCAAACCGTCTATCATCGACCACCAAAAAAGGATCAAAGAACAAACGACAAAGTTGTTTCTTCCTCACCGCTTGGCTACAGTCTCCAACTCGGTCGGGGAGCCGCGATCGCTCACCTGACTGGAATTTCTACCGTGAGCAATTTTCGGGTGGCTGACATTGCTGCGGGAGGACAGGGAGCGCCGCTGGTGCCACGGGTGGATGCTTACTTGTTGGGGCACGCTACCCAGAGCCGCTGTGTACAGAATATCGGTGGCATTGGCAATGTCACTTATTTACCAGCCAGAAGTACAGCTAACTGGGAGCAGCAAGTTCGAGGTTGGGATACAGGCCCTGGCAATATGCTGCTGGATTTGGCTGTGCAGCAACTTTCTCAGGGAGCTAAAACTTACGACCAAGACGGAGCTTGGGCTGCTACCGGAACCCCTTGCCAAGTTTTAGTCGAGCAGTGGCTCCAACAAGATTTTTTTCAGCAAGCACCACCCAAATCAACCGGACGGGAATTATTTGGACTGGATTACCTGAAGGACTGCTTTGCTGATGCTGGACGTTATCAGCTGAGTGATGCTGATTTTCTCGCCACCTTAACGGAACTTACTGCACGTTCGATCGCTCATAGTTATGGGGCTTTTTTGCCACAGCTTCCTGATCAAGTGCTCCTTGGTGGAGGTGGCAGTCGCAACTTGTATCTCAAGCAACGATTGCAAGTGCATTTGCCTTCTGCGTCCGTGATCACCACCGATGAGGTTGGTTTAAGTGCAGACTTTAAGGAGGCGATCGCCTTTGCTGTGCTCGCTTACTGGCGACACCACGGCATACCCGGAAATTTGCCACAAGTTACGGGGGCGGCAAAAGCGATCGCTCTAGGGGAAATCCACCTTGTGGCGACCTCTGGGCGTGATAGCATAGAGTCCCATCCGCATTAG